Sequence from the Bufo bufo chromosome 10, aBufBuf1.1, whole genome shotgun sequence genome:
ACTGGCAGTCTCTGAAAGCGGGGATGGAGAAAGATCTGACCGATTTCCGAAAGGAAGTGGAGAAGAAGGTAAGGGAGACCTTCCTCCAGGATACAGAAGACTACCAGCTCAAGCGCGTCTACAGGTGGCAGGAGCCTCCATCGCGTTACTTCAGGAGCTCGAGCAGCGGCTCCAGGAGAGGAGATCCCTGCCTGGTGAGGCAGCAGGAGACATCGCATCGGTCCAGGTCCCGCCCCTGCAGACCACTCCGCACACATCCAGACTCTATGCCAGGTAGGTGGTGTATCTACAGCTGGGGGTCTTTCTGTCTGACCCCCGTTAGTAACGGCAGTGATTTGATCCTCCCTCTGTTAATACATCTTTCCAAACCACaacatcacttaaaggggttatgttatCCGAGAGTATTAAACGCCCCCCATACACCCGggcccctcacattaaatatACTTACCCGGCTCCCTGCGCCGCTTCTCCTAGTGTGCCGATGAAAACATCCAGGGGGGGAGGAAGGGCAGCCAATGGCGGTGACTAGCCTCCCGAGCGTCACCCACAGGATAGTCTGCTAAATAATGTATCTTGGAGGCGTCGGTGGGTGAAATCTATAATAGCAAATTATAAGGTCGCAGGTTTTCCTGGAAAAAACAATAGGACTTTATCACATCCTTAAAAAAGGTTACCTCTACAGGTTTGGAGATGGTGGGCTGACGTAATATGTGTGACTAGAAAAGATGTTATCTCTTTACATACATTTTTGAATGAATGTTTGCATTCTGAAAggttggctatccagtaatcctcAGACTGTCACTGTGTAAGCAAGCAAATCTACAGATCACTGGCCCGAGAAGCTAGTTCTATCCAACTCCATCCCCCACTGAAAGGATTGGGTGTCTTGGCCAGTGTTCTCGTcatcctcctgctcctcgtcaTCCTCCTCCATGGGAGTTTCTCCTTGTGAGATGCGGTTAGCTTTTCTTCCTTCTCTGTCGCCACCtgctgttctaagataaatatgagggaGATTACGTagttcatgctgcagttgtctctgctgacaaactttgtggcctTTTCGAAGAGCTTCTGCACCTGACCTGGAAACGGCACATGCTCCAAGCTTCGGCTttttggtgcatgacaaaatagtTCATGGCTTTCTGCTGCTCATAAGGCACAATATTGAATTCTAGCAAGTTGGCACGTCGCAGGTTAAGTGCTGTAGCGGCAGGCGGTTTCGATTGCTGCAAGTCCAGCAAGAGCGTTCCTCGTCACCTAAGTGGCTGAAAAGCGAGCACggtctcctggacattgccagcactTTGCGCGAGCCAGTGTACATTTTCAAAAAGCGTTGCACAACTAGGTTAATGACGTGCGCCATGCAAAcaccatgtgttatttcccccaggttcaggCCAGGATGTTGCggccattgtcgctgaccaccttgcccagttggaagtTGGCAGGGTGACAGCCcgcgggatgtttgctgcttgacgtACTTTAACCACCACTTCCCAGTGTGGCTGATCAGCTCCAACACCGCATGCTTGAATTGACACGTGGTAGAAAGGGGTAGTGCAAGCAAACCTGTGCACTGTTGGGGACAGGAGAGTGTCACCTCCGAtctttattgctgctgccaccactcgAATCCGGCTCGCAGGTCCTGTCCGACACACAATCATCAGAGTTCTCACCCTCCATGGCACTTTTATCAGACCGtgagatatcatggtgggctTATTTGCCCCGACTGCCCCCACTGCCAATACCGTAGCGACGGGTGCCAGTATTACCACAGCTGTGCATGGAGTCTGCAGCCTTCTGCTGAACCTCCTCCTCTTACACATGTCGTcagcagggagactctcttgactatcttccGTAGGgtgtggtggggttttcttgcctcgtctgagagaaagaaagaaaggcacACCCtactaggaaggggcagtgaagataGAGAGGACAGCACTGAAAGTCTTCTccggggctgcaaggaggaggaacgCTGTGACCCCCGGCTCCACGGCACAGTGTTGGACTCAAGTCACCtcaatgtcatcctgctgtgactgaggaggactgagccatccagccatcagtgtcatcctctttctcctgaaTGAAAACGTGCCTTTCTTAAGCCAGGTAGAACTGTGGCTTACTACTTCTGGCCGGATAGCTGGTGCTACTACTACTCACATTCTGTTCTCCggtccgcctcccccccccccccccccccccccctcattcttgCACGAACCCTTTAAAGACACAGACGCACAATAAAATGTCTTTCCCTTTTCATAAACGCACTGAAGACACTGCTGTTGACTTTAGAAATAGTGCAGTATCGGCACCACTAAAAAGCTTTGAGCTGTCTGGAGATGCTCTGACACAGATTTCAGACTAGTATTTCATGTATTTTCACTCAGATGTAAAAAGCTTACCCTCTGTATTGTAAAACACATGTGTAGCACAGGTATATTTTCTATTTTcccgaaataaataaataaattaataataataaaccctaactgtctggagatgcccggACACAGATTTCACTATTACCACGGCCCTGATTCGTCTTATACTTGTTGTCCCTTTCAGCACTTGATTGATGATTTTCAATACAAACATTTAGAGCATTTTTCTCTTCTGTGCAGATCCGAGAGGCCTGGAGCGGACCCCGGCGAGCTGCGTTTCTCTGTCTTATAAGAAGAGTCGAGTTGGGTGTACTGGAGGGTCCGTGGGAGTCGTGCTGGAGAAATCAAAAAGTGATAAGAAAACTCCCAGAAGCCATGAAGCAGTGGATAGTCCTCTGGCTGGATCAGAGTCATCGCACCGTGATATAAAAAGTATCTTAATATTAAGAGAAAGCCATACACACAATAATGTCACCACCGCTCCGTCACAAATTGATAAGGAGATTGGCAAACAGCATAGTAATCCCAGAACAAGTGATAAGAGTATGGAGAAACTGGGGCAGCGAGGTAGTCCTTCTGATACGAATGTCAAGAACATTTGTAGACCGTCTAGAAAAAGCACAGAATCCAAAGCTCGAAGTGGTGGGAAAAGATCAGTGTCCACCAGGGACCACAAGAAACCATTGGTCACTTATCCTGGAAAGAGACCTTGTACCTGTGCTTCTGTCAGCAGTGGGGCTGGTGGAGCAAATGGTGTCTCTGACAGGTCTGCGGATCAGCATCCAGAGACGGTCTGCGCTTTTGGGGGAAGTAATAAATGTCGAAGCAGTGACAAGCCAGGCTCGGAGGTGTGCGGAGGAGCCGCGGTGCCCGCCGTGTACAGTATGATCAGGTCACTGCCTGGCACAGATCAGCATTGTGCAAATAGCAATAAATGCAAGACCTCGCGTGTGTCCGGGAGTAAGCGGGCTCGTAACTGCAAGCTGGCCAAAAAATCTTTAAACCGGAAAGGTGGAGCTTTATTTCAAAAGGTTTCAAGAAGGTTTCAAGagtgcaaaaaatgcagaaaaaaattCTCTGTAGTGGTTATCAAAAGCAGACGTCGCCGCGGAGCAGAAGTGTCACGATGGCTTGTACGTTCATGTGGTACCAGCCATAGTAAGACATGTACCGAATGCAAGAAGATGATCCACGACAGAAGGCTCTCATCTGGAAAGGAAGCGTATTCCTGCACCGAGTGTGGAAAGCGCTTTCTGCAGCGCGCGCTGCTCGATCTTCATCAGAAGAGCCACGTCGAAGAGAAACTcttcttctgtgctctctgcgggAAGCGCTTTGTGCAGCAATCGCTGCTGCTCTTACATCAGAAGACGCACACAGTCAACAAACCGTATCGGTGCATGGAGTGCGGGAACCTGTTCTTCAGGAAGGCATTATTTACAGAGCATCTTAGGACCCATAAAGAAGCAAAGCCATGTCGTTGCTCTGATTGCGGCAAGTGTTTTGCAGACAACACCACACTTGTTATACACCAGAgaatccacacaggagagaaaccattcaGCTGCCAAGAGTGCGGCAAAAGCTTTAGTCAGCACTCGACCCTGGTGTCCCACCAGCGGATCCACAGTGGTGAGAAGCCGTATGAATGCCGCGTGTGCGGGAAGCTATTCCGAGACCGCTCGTCCTTGGCTTGTCATCAGAGAATCCACAATGGCGAGAAACCCTTCAAGTGTCAGGAGTGCGGCCAGAGGTTTACACAAAGCTGCAACCTGCGCAGACATGAGCGCCTGCACATGGGACAAAAACCGTATGTCTGTAGCAAGTGTGGAAAAGCTTTCAACGAGTCCACAAAGCTAAAATCCCATGAAAACGTTCAtctaaagaaagaaaggaaagaggCCCAGAGGACAAAATGAAGCCTGTGAGAGGAACCGATTTGTGTCAGACATAAATGTAATGGAAATAATGTGTCTCGTGTGGCTTCTTATgtctgtccatattctgtggatcAGGGGAGGTCAGCCCAATACATTATGGTAGCCGCATCTGAGAGCCACACGTTTGGTATGGCGTCCCGTGGCTGCACATGGTCACATATATGCCATCACTCTCCTTTTgagcaccactccattcacttctgtgggaccgGCGGAGATGGAGCCacgccatagaaatcaatggagcaTTGCTCACACATGTCCACCACTTTTATCCTCACTGTAGGAGGTGGTCAGACCAGCCACAATCAGACTCATTATAGGAGATAAgtattagaaaacccctttatagtCACAGTCCTGAGCGCAGCAGAGACGGATTAACTGCACTTAGGCTGGGCTCCATTTTTCCTACTAAAGGTGAAGCAACTAGTTACCAAATACAGGGGCAGGTACGTTCTCATGTAGGTGATCTGGGAAGTGACTAGTCAAACCCCTTTTACTAGGAGTGTGGTTGTCAGTCACTATGGTGTGATTAATCTGCCCCATTGTGTTTGACAACTAGAGCAAGGGAAAGGTGGACGTAGCgtaggcggattggccatagaccacctgggccctcctcacagccggccagtggaagtttttgggcatgtattttgtgctggctgtggtatttggctctgttggagcTGTGTaacgtgccacaatatggtattgctggcctagtcttccatcaatttggacatgcctacaaaacggggccactttcagtatttttttctagggccactttaagtttccagtccgcccctgggagCTGCTAACCAAGAAGGTCTCTGAAGAGGGTTCTGGAAATATATAATTATAGAGACGCTCACCAGACAACCTTACAACTGGAGCGCAGCCGGCCCTCCACCTTCATTCAAGCACCTTTATAtatggctggctcacagtatcctGAAGACATTTAATAACCGTTTAGGAATATATTTCATAAATACATCTCAACAATACTATAGCAATCCTAAAACACAAAATTGCTAGAATTATATAATACTGTCACAGTCCCTTTTAAAGATAacatgcggagctcacgcatgtaATATCCGCGATGACGACCCTTACGGCTTTATTCTTATAGCATATAACTGGGATAAACAGTTCACTGTATCCTCTTACTTGGCATATATCTGCCAGGCGCTGTAGTTTGCTGCACACTGAATCGCTATATAAGGTGCCAGTTCACAcacaagtcttttcctttattgcaaGATTTTATACGTAATAATGGTTAACGCCATAATTAGGCAAGAACTGTCGGTATTATGTCGGTATCTCCTTATATTACCATTAAAAGCCTACTTGCAAAGGCTGCTGTAAGTAAGCGATAGATATCTCTTCCCAGCCTCTGCGTTCCTCTCGTTTGAATGTGCCGGCCGGAGCGTCTTCCCCACGCTGGACTTCAGATAAGGTTTTCTCTTTGAGGTTATGATTAGTGTATCTCCCCGCCTGCTGAGTCTCTGAGCGGCCGCATATCTCCCCGCCTGCTGAGTCTCTGAGCGGCCGCATATCTCCCCGCCTGCTGAGTCTCTGAGCGGCCGCATATCTCCCCGCCTGCTGAGTCTCTGAGCGGCCGCATATCTCCCCGCCTGCTGAGTCTCTGAGCGGCCGCATATCTCCCCGCCTGCTGAGTCTCTGAGCGGCCGCATATCTCCCCGCCTGCTGAGTCTCTGAGCGGCCGCATATCTCCCCGCCTGCTGAGTCTCTGAGCGGCCGCATATCTCCCCGCCTGCTGAGTCTCGGAGCGGCCGCATATCTCCCCGCCTGCTGAGTCTCGGAGCGGCCGCATTATATCCCTGTCTGCTTTAACCATTATGTCTGgtctaaccccttaaggaccctgccatttttctcttaaaagaggacctgtcatcagttttgacatagactaattatggtattaccttgtagggcggcccccactgattccatgggtgttttttttttttttacagcccgcCAAAATTTTGGTGGACCACAGCGGATGAAcggtgaggggggagggggggggggttttgaaaaaaaaaaaaacacccatggaATCAGTGGAGGCtgccctacaaggtaataccataattagcctatgtcaaaactgatgacaggtcctcgttaaggaccaggccatttttagcaaatctgaccagtgtcgctttatgtgctgataactttaaaacgcttttacttatccaggccgttctgagactgttttctcatcacatattgtacttcatgaccggggtaaaatagagtaaaaaaatttcatttttatttataaaaaaaataccaaatttaccaaaaattagcaaatttcattttctcaacttttataatacatagtaatacctccaaaaatagttattactttacattccccatatgtctacttcatgttttggatcattttgtgaattacattttattttttggggacgttaaaaggctcagaagtttagaagtaaatcttaaagtttttaagaacattttcaaaccctaatttttattttaggaccagttcagttatgaagtcactttcaggggcttacatattataaaccaccccattctagagagtacacccctcaagctattcaaacctgattttacaaactttattaagcctttaggtgccccacgagaattaaataaaaatgggaatgaaatgtaaaaatttcacctttttttttttgcagattaaaAATTTTAAACGATTTCTCATTTAatgttttattgaagtttttaacATAGCATTTTCTTTTCTGTGTCATTTGGTACAAATAAGCACACATGCATTAGGAGGGAGCACGCAAAACATTTAGTGCTCGACATAGTAATCCACGTGACAGCGTGGAAACAAACATTAAATCAATACAGAAACAACTGTTTAAGAGAAGACACATAAGAGAGGACATAAGACGGGGTAGGAAGATGACAATGTCTAGATATGCGGAATTTACAGTTGTATTTTTTCCGGAACGGAACGCGTCGTGAGTAGTGTTGAgaaaacttgtgttttaagttcggcgtctaaagttcgggttatcgaagaatcgcattatggattccgctaccacggaccataactggttttagaatccataacgcgattcttcgataacccgaactttagacgccggacttcaaacacaagttcgctcaacactagtcgtgAGGTATCCAAGGGCGTTGCACTAATAAGGTCCTCCTATACCTCTCTGGTATAGGGCAATCTCCTCAAACCACTCCTCCGGTGATGGGGGAGAAATGGATTTCCAATGACGTGGTATTACTGTTTTTGCTGCCTGGACCATATATTACAAAAGGGAGTTTttgtaggcagggatattcaggtcaAGTATAATCTATAGAAGAGCTTCCGGGGAATTCTGGATGGGGATGCCCGTTACTTCTCTGATAACCCAGGGTACAAGGGTCCAAAAGGGACGTAGACTAGTACAATGCCACCAGACGTGGATCATTGTGCCCTCCTCGGTGTGACCTCTCCAGCAGCGATATGACACTGCGGGGAACCATTTATGGAGCAGCACAGGTCCCTGTACCATCTGGATATAATTTTGTAACTCGTTTCTTGGGCTTTAGTAGAGATCAGTGCTTTGTGAGATAGAAGAAAACTTCTATTCCATTGGACTGGGGTGAAAGGAATACCCAAGTCCTGTTCCCAGGCCTGACAGAATGGCGGAGGGCACGAGGAGCCTTGATGTATCAGCAGATTATATAGGGTTGATATGTTTCGAGGGGGAGATGCACATCTGCTCAAATGTTGTAAGTCAATGTGTGGGATTTACACATGGATGAGTGGAAGTGCTTTAGTTGTAAATATTCAATGTTGggcggtaataattcaattaagaattattaattatggtcataaaataattaaccatgaaaaaataacatttgtcataaattcttgaaATCATGATCTGGTgagttgtagacaacctaatcgatacaagtccgactatttcctcagacaaTAAGttattttgacgtgagatgatgttaatgctaaaggtgtagttttgcattatacaataatacacgggtattataaaaatatgcagatttatttgttacaaggttataaacataagtaaataaacacaatgatacatgaaaaagaatatattcagcgttgatataaagcattacaagcttaacaatacatgtgagtagaaataacttgtcacattataacaaagctattattaggttaggatatcaaaataggaacataatatttatatatatatataaaaattaacttctgttcagagaaaacctcatgatatcaggatgggcatgtctaatcctagacatcattatagaatgctaaatacattccgcccccccccccctcccccccaaccaactacacatcacatgacttcaagatgggcaaatccatccaaggatataacttagaagggaTAAATGTATCCTTCcgtcccatcctggactattttcacatatatgactttggtaagaGTATTAAGacaaacagggatctaggatcaaagctattattatatcttaaatgggaagaacttggaacaagtctttcctgtgggaatctatcacttagcttggcgaagaatattactattcatttaatgctttgatagattatgagtctagattcttctgcaggtagaattaagcctcacaatatcctaagactacatctcaatatgaagATAATCAATTAAttctttatttattcgccaatctagatggtataatttcacccacattatccaattagtcttaataaaatgaaatatcattctttgtgtctcttaccaagtcctagtaggaatctcacttctaggaaagctgggtggtccatcatcgcatatctcaccatggctttcatcttgatagacccctctagagagctcaacttgTCCTTGTGTGTCTAAGCCTGCCTTCTGACTTCTGTAGGTGTCTAGCCCTTTGGTTTTCTGATCTCCTGGTTGTTTGGTTCCTTGGTTTCCTCCTCATCCGTGTATCTGGCTTATTACCAAAAACGTATCAGAtgaacacaccttcctagtttggaactttccaatcattgtcggataggTGTGTACATTGATAATGAATGTGACGTCATaacactacccagaatgcacttttgctactggtgcAGTGTTACCTATTCATACCAAgctggcactgttgtataagtcACAAGCATCATACCCTAAAGAGTTAATTATGCAAGTCTGACTTCATCTTCACTACACACACCTGACATCTGAAAGTTTTTAAATCAAAGCTAACTGATTAATTTTGACACTTCTTACCAATTAGGGACAGACTTTTAGACGCcatttgaatgtttctcacattAAATTATGGGACCAATAATAATATGAATGAGCCTTGTTTTCTCAAAGAGGTATTCGTGCCTCCTCTGCTACACCAATGGTTAATTGATTTAGTAAAATACCACATCTTTACAGATACTCATT
This genomic interval carries:
- the LOC120980389 gene encoding zinc finger protein 182-like, with product MTSPGFPHPPAVELRTHDFERESRNLISQELHCTALGEYCRTHRIPRALRSRLRPTLFREDESYCKQFENILNKCSFDLMVLTIDYLQKSIKETREKVCTIERQLSARLPAEDWQSLKAGMEKDLTDFRKEVEKKVRETFLQDTEDYQLKRVYRWQEPPSRYFRSSSSGSRRGDPCLVRQQETSHRSRSRPCRPLRTHPDSMPDPRGLERTPASCVSLSYKKSRVGCTGGSVGVVLEKSKSDKKTPRSHEAVDSPLAGSESSHRDIKSILILRESHTHNNVTTAPSQIDKEIGKQHSNPRTSDKSMEKLGQRGSPSDTNVKNICRPSRKSTESKARSGGKRSVSTRDHKKPLVTYPGKRPCTCASVSSGAGGANGVSDRSADQHPETVCAFGGSNKCRSSDKPGSEVCGGAAVPAVYSMIRSLPGTDQHCANSNKCKTSRVSGSKRARNCKLAKKSLNRKGGALFQKVSRRFQECKKCRKKFSVVVIKSRRRRGAEVSRWLVRSCGTSHSKTCTECKKMIHDRRLSSGKEAYSCTECGKRFLQRALLDLHQKSHVEEKLFFCALCGKRFVQQSLLLLHQKTHTVNKPYRCMECGNLFFRKALFTEHLRTHKEAKPCRCSDCGKCFADNTTLVIHQRIHTGEKPFSCQECGKSFSQHSTLVSHQRIHSGEKPYECRVCGKLFRDRSSLACHQRIHNGEKPFKCQECGQRFTQSCNLRRHERLHMGQKPYVCSKCGKAFNESTKLKSHENVHLKKERKEAQRTK